In Enterobacter cloacae, the following are encoded in one genomic region:
- a CDS encoding membrane protein, translated as MNTLRYFDFGQSRHLLLLIARIALAVLFIIFGYPKLIGFSGTVQYMTSLGAPMPMLAAIIAVVMEIPAAILIVLGFFTRPVAVLFIFYTLGTAIIGHRYWDMTGDAVVPNMINFYKNISIAGAFILLAIVGPGAISLDRR; from the coding sequence ATTTTGATTTCGGTCAGTCACGCCACCTGTTGCTGTTGATTGCCCGTATCGCACTTGCTGTGCTGTTTATCATCTTTGGCTATCCGAAACTCATAGGGTTTAGCGGAACCGTACAATATATGACCTCACTGGGCGCACCGATGCCGATGCTGGCAGCGATTATTGCGGTGGTGATGGAGATCCCCGCTGCAATTCTGATCGTGCTCGGCTTTTTCACCCGCCCTGTCGCCGTGCTCTTTATTTTCTACACGCTGGGTACGGCAATTATTGGCCACCGTTACTGGGATATGACCGGTGATGCGGTTGTGCCAAACATGATTAACTTCTACAAGAATATCAGTATTGCTGGTGCATTTATTTTGCTGGCTATCGTGGGGCCGGGGGCAATATCCCTTGACCGGCGCTAA